One part of the Tenacibaculum sp. 190130A14a genome encodes these proteins:
- a CDS encoding potassium channel protein: MNKVFQSRLYKAIFFSSLVLLIGVSGYALLFDYSFIDALYMTVITITTIGFGEVHPFGTGEKVFTIGLILSSLFIFGYAVSSFSEYLISGQFFQQLKIKKVQRMIDKLNGHTIVCGYGRNGRQAIAKLKSYKKDFVVVEKDKELIKRLDAEGILNIEGDATTDETLIKAGILNANYLITALPSDADNLFVVLTANQLNKKCKIISRASKETSYSKLKIAGADNVIMPDKLGGAHMATLVITPDVIEFVDRLTIEGDTTANLEEVAIDDLPSKYVDRTILDLDLRKKTGCTVIGYRTPEKEYIINPEASLKLEAGSNLIVLGRPEQITKLRELF, from the coding sequence ATGAATAAAGTTTTTCAATCAAGATTATATAAAGCTATTTTCTTTTCTTCATTAGTTTTACTAATTGGGGTTTCTGGATATGCATTGTTATTTGACTATTCATTTATTGATGCGCTTTATATGACGGTTATCACCATTACAACAATTGGTTTTGGTGAAGTACATCCGTTTGGAACAGGAGAAAAGGTTTTTACAATAGGCTTGATATTATCTAGTTTATTTATCTTCGGATATGCAGTATCGTCATTTTCAGAATACTTAATAAGTGGTCAGTTTTTTCAGCAATTAAAAATAAAAAAAGTGCAAAGGATGATAGACAAGTTAAATGGACATACCATTGTTTGTGGTTATGGTAGAAATGGTAGACAGGCAATTGCAAAATTGAAAAGCTATAAGAAAGATTTTGTGGTTGTTGAAAAAGATAAAGAGCTTATTAAAAGGCTTGATGCTGAAGGAATATTAAATATTGAAGGTGATGCTACAACCGATGAAACTTTAATAAAAGCAGGGATTTTAAATGCAAATTATTTAATTACTGCATTGCCGTCAGATGCTGATAACTTATTTGTAGTATTAACAGCAAATCAATTAAATAAGAAGTGTAAAATAATAAGTAGAGCATCTAAAGAAACATCTTATAGTAAATTGAAAATTGCTGGGGCCGATAATGTAATTATGCCTGATAAATTGGGTGGTGCACATATGGCTACTTTAGTAATAACCCCAGATGTTATTGAGTTTGTAGATCGATTAACTATTGAAGGAGATACTACTGCAAATTTAGAAGAAGTTGCGATTGATGATTTACCTTCTAAATATGTAGATAGAACTATTTTAGATTTAGATTTACGTAAAAAGACTGGATGCACAGTTATTGGGTATAGAACTCCAGAAAAAGAATATATCATAAATCCGGAAGCATCACTTAAGCTAGAAGCAGGGTCAAATTTAATTGTGTTAGGACGTCCTGAACAAATTACTAAATTAAGAGAATTGTTTTAA
- a CDS encoding SDR family oxidoreductase, producing the protein MRKVVITGSNGLLGQTLVNLLLQEKDRYRVMGISRGENRSGRDDFEYVSMDITHKEKLLSELNKVNPDVIVNTAAMTNVDACEDNKEACDKLNIEVVEYLKEYSQKNNTHLIHLSTDFIFDGENGPYKETDKTNPLSYYGMSKLKSEEILVQTQIDYTILRTILVYGQVFDMSRNNIVLWVKKSLEEGKELTIVDDQFRMPTYVEDLALACKLAMDKKTIGVFNVSSSQLLSVFEIAEQIAVTFSLDKNLLKPISSKVLSQRAKRPAKTGFDLTKTNKVLGLYPKTFKQDLQRFKEKLG; encoded by the coding sequence ATGAGGAAAGTGGTTATTACTGGTAGTAATGGTTTACTAGGACAAACCTTAGTAAATTTATTATTACAAGAGAAAGATAGGTATAGAGTAATGGGAATCTCAAGAGGAGAGAATAGAAGTGGAAGAGATGATTTTGAATATGTTTCCATGGATATTACCCATAAAGAAAAATTGTTATCAGAATTAAATAAAGTTAATCCTGATGTGATTGTGAATACAGCGGCAATGACTAATGTAGATGCTTGTGAAGATAACAAGGAAGCTTGTGATAAACTCAATATAGAAGTTGTTGAATATTTAAAGGAATATTCTCAAAAAAACAATACACACTTAATTCATTTATCTACCGACTTTATTTTTGATGGAGAAAACGGACCATATAAAGAAACAGATAAGACAAATCCGTTAAGTTATTATGGTATGTCAAAGCTGAAGTCTGAAGAAATTTTAGTGCAAACACAAATAGACTATACCATTCTAAGAACTATTTTAGTTTATGGGCAAGTATTTGATATGTCTAGAAATAACATAGTTCTATGGGTGAAAAAATCTTTAGAAGAAGGAAAAGAATTAACAATAGTTGATGATCAATTTCGAATGCCAACCTATGTGGAGGATTTAGCATTGGCATGTAAGTTAGCTATGGATAAAAAGACTATAGGTGTTTTTAATGTCTCATCAAGCCAGTTATTGAGTGTGTTTGAGATTGCAGAACAAATAGCAGTAACCTTTAGTTTAGATAAAAATTTACTCAAACCAATTTCTTCTAAGGTACTAAGCCAAAGAGCTAAAAGACCAGCAAAAACAGGTTTCGATTTAACCAAAACAAATAAGGTTTTAGGTTTGTATCCCAAAACATTTAAACAAGATTTACAAAGATTTAAAGAAAAGTTGGGCTAA
- a CDS encoding alanine/glycine:cation symporter family protein has translation MKKRLLTLLFLIAPMLTFAQEKGLDQQIDEGFKPISDFFSNVIFFQVFGTPFVLILLVASAAFFTIYFGFPNVRHFFTAINVVRGKYDNVDHAVVEPAYGDVTPGGDSIETIRDESQEGEVSHFQALATAVSGTVGNGNIAGVALAIALGGPGATFWMIVCGLLGMSTKFVECTLGVQYRDVGEDGTVYGGPMYYLSKGLKERGFEMLGKIAAVFFAIFCIGGSFGGGNAAQSNQATIVIKELLGLESAGAGAMIGIVLAIVVGIIIIGGIKRIATVTEKVVPFMALMYLLACIYILGANFSLVDDAIGLIISEAFNPTAIGVGGIIGVLLVGFKRAAFSNEAGAGSASIAHSAVKTKYSASEGLVALLEPFIDTVLICTMTALVIIIFNFGGAFEYGGDGSGSVFIDGVAYEGAGITSKAFAQYIPYSNVFLTIAVVLFAVSTMISWSYYGLQSWKFLFGRGKKADLTYKLLFLTFVVIGAAASMNSIWAFSDAMIFAMVFPNMIGLYFLMPVVKKQLKRYLEAIKS, from the coding sequence ATGAAGAAAAGACTTCTAACGTTGTTATTTTTAATAGCACCGATGTTAACCTTCGCACAAGAAAAAGGTTTAGATCAACAAATTGATGAAGGATTTAAACCAATTTCAGATTTCTTTAGTAATGTAATTTTCTTTCAAGTTTTCGGAACTCCATTCGTATTGATTTTATTAGTAGCGAGTGCCGCTTTCTTTACCATATACTTCGGTTTTCCTAATGTACGTCACTTTTTTACAGCTATTAATGTAGTAAGAGGAAAGTATGACAATGTTGATCATGCAGTAGTTGAACCAGCTTATGGAGATGTTACTCCTGGGGGAGATTCAATTGAAACAATTAGAGATGAAAGTCAAGAAGGAGAAGTGTCTCACTTCCAAGCATTGGCAACAGCAGTTTCAGGAACCGTAGGAAACGGGAACATTGCAGGAGTTGCTTTAGCAATTGCTTTAGGAGGGCCGGGAGCAACTTTTTGGATGATCGTTTGTGGTTTGTTAGGGATGTCAACAAAATTTGTTGAATGTACTTTAGGAGTTCAGTATAGAGATGTGGGAGAAGATGGAACTGTGTACGGAGGACCAATGTACTATTTATCTAAAGGTTTAAAAGAAAGAGGATTTGAAATGTTAGGAAAAATTGCAGCAGTGTTTTTTGCAATTTTCTGTATTGGAGGATCTTTTGGAGGTGGTAATGCTGCACAGTCTAACCAAGCAACTATTGTAATTAAAGAATTGTTAGGTTTAGAGAGTGCTGGAGCTGGTGCAATGATTGGTATTGTGTTAGCAATTGTAGTAGGTATTATTATCATTGGAGGTATCAAAAGAATTGCTACGGTAACTGAAAAGGTCGTTCCATTTATGGCATTGATGTACTTATTAGCATGTATTTATATTTTGGGAGCTAATTTCTCTTTAGTTGATGATGCTATCGGATTAATTATTAGTGAAGCATTTAATCCAACAGCAATTGGAGTTGGAGGTATTATAGGAGTATTACTAGTTGGATTTAAAAGAGCGGCGTTTTCTAACGAAGCAGGAGCAGGTTCAGCTTCTATTGCACACTCTGCTGTAAAAACCAAGTATTCTGCTTCTGAAGGTTTGGTGGCATTATTAGAACCATTTATTGATACAGTATTAATTTGTACAATGACAGCTTTAGTAATAATCATTTTTAACTTCGGAGGAGCATTTGAATATGGAGGAGATGGATCAGGATCTGTATTTATTGATGGTGTAGCGTACGAAGGAGCGGGGATTACATCAAAAGCATTTGCACAGTACATTCCTTATTCAAATGTGTTCTTAACAATTGCAGTAGTATTGTTTGCAGTTTCTACAATGATTTCTTGGTCTTATTATGGATTACAATCTTGGAAATTCTTATTTGGTAGAGGTAAAAAAGCAGATTTAACTTATAAGTTATTATTTTTAACTTTTGTTGTGATTGGTGCAGCAGCAAGTATGAATTCTATTTGGGCGTTCTCAGATGCAATGATTTTTGCAATGGTATTCCCTAACATGATAGGACTATATTTCTTAATGCCTGTTGTTAAAAAGCAATTAAAACGTTATCTTGAGGCTATAAAAAGCTAA
- a CDS encoding acyl-CoA dehydrogenase family protein, with product MNSMYFTEEHEAFRDSFRDFLQKEVVPHIEKWEKDGTVERFIWKKFGEMGYFGLNQPEEYGGLNLDLFYTVIFLEELQKINSGGFAANMWAHAYLAMTHVNKEGDDRIKAEYLTPSIDGEKIGCLCITEPFGGSDVAGMRTTAIKKDNTYVINGSKTFITNGVYSDYLVVAAKTNPEDKHKGMSIFIVDRDTPGISSTKLDKLGWRASDTAEIAFDNVVIPAENLMGEEGKGFPYIMQHFALERLVMGVNAHARAEYAVDYVLQYMSEREAFGKTLDKFQALRHKVAEMASRVDMCKEYNYSITKRLNDGQYVVKEASMSKLLSTKMADEVIYDALQLLGGYGYMEEYPMARLLRDSRLGPIGGGTSEILKEIIAKMVIDKKEYKPAT from the coding sequence ATGAACAGTATGTACTTTACGGAAGAGCATGAAGCTTTTCGTGATAGTTTTAGAGATTTTTTACAGAAAGAAGTAGTGCCTCATATAGAAAAATGGGAAAAAGATGGAACTGTAGAGCGTTTCATTTGGAAGAAGTTTGGAGAAATGGGGTATTTTGGATTGAATCAACCTGAAGAATATGGAGGATTGAATCTTGATTTGTTTTACACTGTAATTTTCTTGGAAGAATTACAAAAAATTAATTCAGGAGGATTTGCTGCCAACATGTGGGCACATGCTTATTTAGCCATGACACATGTTAATAAAGAAGGAGACGATAGAATTAAAGCAGAGTACCTTACACCGAGTATTGATGGAGAGAAAATAGGATGCTTATGTATTACAGAACCTTTTGGAGGAAGTGATGTAGCAGGTATGAGAACTACAGCAATAAAAAAAGATAACACTTATGTAATCAACGGGTCTAAAACGTTTATTACAAATGGAGTGTATTCCGATTATTTAGTAGTAGCGGCAAAAACAAATCCAGAAGATAAACATAAAGGAATGAGTATTTTTATTGTAGATAGAGATACTCCAGGAATATCTTCAACCAAATTAGATAAGCTAGGTTGGAGAGCATCAGACACCGCTGAAATAGCTTTTGATAATGTGGTAATTCCAGCAGAAAATCTAATGGGAGAAGAAGGGAAAGGATTTCCGTATATCATGCAGCATTTTGCTTTAGAACGATTAGTAATGGGGGTTAATGCTCATGCAAGAGCTGAATATGCTGTAGACTATGTTTTACAGTATATGAGTGAAAGAGAAGCTTTTGGTAAGACATTAGATAAGTTTCAAGCTTTACGTCATAAAGTTGCAGAGATGGCGAGTAGAGTAGATATGTGTAAGGAATATAATTACTCTATTACAAAACGTTTAAATGACGGTCAATATGTAGTAAAGGAGGCAAGTATGAGTAAGTTACTTTCTACGAAAATGGCTGATGAAGTTATTTATGATGCATTACAATTATTAGGAGGATATGGTTATATGGAAGAATATCCAATGGCTCGTTTACTAAGAGATAGTAGATTGGGTCCTATTGGAGGAGGAACTTCTGAAATCCTGAAAGAGATTATCGCAAAAATGGTAATTGATAAAAAAGAGTATAAACCAGCTACCTAG
- a CDS encoding ComEA family DNA-binding protein, translating into MKIFKSHFWYNKRQRNGIFFLLLIILVLQVTYWMIGFNQGTEKEVIESIELIAFQQKIDSFKLLEIERRKPKLYPFNPNFISDFKGYKLGMLPEEIDRLLEFRKKGRYVNSARDFQRVTKISDSLLRRIAPYFKFPDWVLEKNRKKQEKYLGKNIRQQDIVEQSNLISDLESFQIIKKININTAQFKEVLKIPGINYDLCKKIFEYRDEVAELQDISELRNIKDFPLEKYDRIIVYLEAK; encoded by the coding sequence ATGAAAATATTTAAATCCCATTTCTGGTATAACAAACGCCAAAGAAATGGGATTTTCTTTTTGCTATTAATAATCTTAGTACTTCAAGTAACGTACTGGATGATTGGTTTTAATCAAGGTACAGAAAAAGAGGTAATAGAATCGATAGAATTAATTGCTTTTCAACAGAAAATAGATAGTTTTAAACTCTTAGAAATTGAACGTAGAAAGCCCAAACTCTATCCTTTTAACCCAAATTTTATTTCTGATTTTAAGGGGTATAAACTAGGAATGTTACCAGAAGAGATAGATCGGCTGTTAGAGTTTAGAAAAAAGGGAAGATATGTTAATTCTGCTCGGGATTTTCAAAGAGTTACTAAGATTTCAGATAGCTTATTAAGACGTATTGCTCCTTATTTTAAATTTCCTGATTGGGTACTCGAAAAAAATAGAAAGAAACAGGAAAAGTATTTAGGAAAGAATATTCGTCAACAAGATATTGTAGAACAAAGTAATTTGATTAGTGATTTAGAATCTTTCCAAATAATTAAAAAAATAAATATTAACACGGCTCAATTTAAGGAAGTGTTAAAAATACCAGGAATAAATTACGATCTTTGTAAAAAGATTTTTGAATATAGAGATGAAGTAGCAGAGCTCCAAGATATATCAGAATTAAGAAATATTAAAGATTTTCCTTTAGAGAAATACGATAGAATAATAGTATATTTGGAAGCCAAATAA
- a CDS encoding PspC domain-containing protein produces MNFINSVRHFFERHGFNVSSRFADRLGMRATNVRLFFIYISFVTVGLSFGLYLTLAFLLRLKDMIYTKRTSVFDL; encoded by the coding sequence ATGAATTTTATTAACTCGGTTCGCCATTTTTTTGAACGTCACGGTTTTAATGTATCCTCTCGTTTTGCTGATCGTTTGGGTATGAGAGCTACGAATGTAAGATTGTTTTTTATTTACATATCTTTCGTAACAGTAGGTTTGTCGTTTGGGTTGTATTTGACATTGGCTTTCTTATTACGATTAAAAGATATGATTTATACCAAACGTACTTCTGTTTTTGATCTATAA
- a CDS encoding sigma-70 family RNA polymerase sigma factor, whose amino-acid sequence MRGDFFLKALVKEDKRTILTIYKNNLPKVKKFVLHNNGNIEDAEDVFQKALLQIAMRYKKEKFCITTSFDAYLFTVCKNLWRRELNKHKNKVTNSEVVELANEERDSSLALVEQKRQELFIEKMNEISENCRKILFMFFAKTSYAEIVASTEYNSETVVRQRVFKCKKKLTEIIKADKRYNSLRETWV is encoded by the coding sequence ATGAGAGGAGATTTTTTTTTAAAAGCGCTAGTAAAAGAAGATAAAAGAACCATACTTACTATTTATAAAAATAACCTTCCTAAGGTTAAAAAGTTTGTATTGCATAACAATGGTAATATTGAAGACGCAGAAGATGTTTTTCAAAAAGCTTTGTTACAGATAGCTATGCGATACAAAAAAGAAAAGTTTTGTATTACTACTAGTTTTGATGCCTATTTATTTACAGTTTGTAAAAATTTATGGCGCAGAGAACTAAATAAACATAAAAACAAGGTAACAAACAGTGAGGTTGTTGAACTAGCTAATGAAGAACGAGATAGTTCTTTGGCATTAGTAGAACAGAAAAGGCAAGAGTTGTTTATTGAAAAGATGAATGAAATTTCTGAAAACTGTAGGAAAATTTTGTTTATGTTTTTTGCAAAAACATCTTATGCTGAGATTGTGGCTAGTACCGAATATAATTCAGAAACAGTTGTAAGACAACGAGTTTTTAAATGCAAGAAAAAATTGACTGAAATTATTAAAGCAGATAAAAGGTATAATTCATTACGAGAAACATGGGTTTAG
- the uvrA gene encoding excinuclease ABC subunit UvrA: MKEQEYIEVYGARAHNLKNIDIKIPREKLVVITGLSGSGKSSLAFDTIYAEGQRRYIETFSAYARQFLGGLERPDVDKIDGLSPVISIEQKTTNKSPRSTVGTITEIYDFLRLLFARASEAYSYNTGEKMVSYSDEQIKDLILKDFDGKRIAVLAPLIKSRKGHYRELFEQISKQGFLRVRVDGEIREIEKGMKLDRYKTHDIEVVIDRLVVNNSAEKRLEETIKTALYTGDNILMVIDVDNEKPRYFSRELMCPTTGIAYPNPEPNTFSFNSPKGACNTCNGLGTTNEVNFQKIIPDDSISIKKGGIVPLGEQKNSWIFKQLQTIADRHNFKLTDPIRKIPKEAMEVILHGGKEKFSVESKNLGVTRNYEIDFEGIIAFIENQYKNSDSSSIKRWAKGFMDEVTCSACEGNRLKKEALHFKIVDKNISELAKLDVTELASWFENIEQHLSEKQLKIASEILKEIRTRIQFLLDVGLDYLTLDRTSKSLSGGEAQRIRLATQIGSQLVGVLYILDEPSIGLHQRDNQKLIDSLIKLRDVGNSVLVVEHDEDMIKHADFVLDIGPGAGRHGGEIVSEGNFEELKNHDTLTADYLSKRKEIEVPKQRREGNGNVIKLFGASGNNLKNVSVEFPLGKMICVTGVSGSGKSTLINETLYPILNAHIYRGVKKPMPYKKIEGLEHIDKVIDIDQSPIGRTPRSNPATYTGVFSEIRSLFAKTPEAAIRGYKPGRFSFNVKGGRCETCQGGGVRVIEMNFLPDVHVECETCQGKRFNRETLEIRYKGKSISDVLNMTINEATEFFEHIPKIYRKLKTIKDVGLGYITLGQQSTTLSGGEAQRIKLASELSKKDTGNTFYILDEPTTGLHFEDIRVLMEVLNKLADKGNTVLIIEHNLDVIKLADYIIDVGMEGGKGGGKILTKGTPEQVAKHKTSYTAKFLKRELTK; the protein is encoded by the coding sequence TTGAAAGAACAAGAATATATTGAAGTTTACGGAGCACGTGCTCACAACTTAAAAAACATAGATATTAAAATTCCTCGAGAAAAACTAGTTGTAATTACTGGTTTAAGTGGAAGCGGTAAATCATCTTTAGCATTTGATACTATTTATGCTGAAGGACAGCGTCGTTACATTGAAACTTTTTCTGCTTACGCACGTCAATTTTTAGGTGGTTTGGAACGTCCAGATGTAGATAAAATAGACGGTTTATCTCCAGTGATTTCTATCGAACAGAAAACAACCAATAAGAGTCCTCGTTCAACGGTTGGAACCATTACTGAAATCTATGATTTTTTACGCCTTTTGTTTGCAAGAGCTTCAGAGGCCTACTCTTACAATACAGGCGAAAAGATGGTTAGCTATTCAGATGAACAAATCAAAGATCTAATTTTAAAAGATTTTGATGGGAAACGTATTGCTGTTTTAGCGCCATTAATAAAATCGAGAAAAGGACATTATCGTGAACTTTTTGAACAAATTTCTAAGCAAGGTTTTCTACGTGTTCGTGTAGATGGTGAAATTCGTGAGATTGAAAAAGGAATGAAGCTAGATCGTTATAAAACCCACGACATTGAGGTTGTTATAGATCGATTAGTTGTAAATAACAGTGCAGAAAAAAGACTAGAAGAAACCATTAAAACTGCCTTGTATACAGGTGATAATATTTTAATGGTAATTGATGTTGATAATGAAAAACCTCGTTACTTTAGTAGAGAACTAATGTGTCCTACTACTGGAATTGCATATCCCAATCCAGAGCCAAATACTTTTTCGTTTAATTCACCAAAAGGTGCTTGTAACACCTGTAATGGGTTAGGAACTACCAATGAAGTAAATTTTCAAAAGATTATTCCTGACGATAGTATTTCTATCAAAAAAGGTGGAATTGTTCCTTTAGGTGAACAAAAGAACAGTTGGATTTTTAAGCAATTACAGACTATTGCAGACAGACATAATTTTAAACTTACAGATCCTATTCGTAAGATTCCTAAAGAAGCTATGGAAGTTATTTTGCATGGTGGAAAAGAAAAGTTTTCTGTAGAGTCTAAAAACTTAGGAGTTACTCGTAACTACGAAATAGATTTTGAAGGAATTATTGCTTTTATTGAAAATCAATATAAAAACTCTGATAGTTCTTCTATAAAAAGATGGGCTAAAGGTTTTATGGACGAAGTCACATGCAGTGCTTGTGAAGGAAATCGATTGAAAAAAGAAGCACTCCATTTTAAGATAGTCGACAAAAACATTAGTGAGTTAGCTAAATTGGATGTTACTGAATTGGCTAGTTGGTTTGAAAACATTGAACAACATCTTTCTGAAAAACAACTTAAGATTGCTTCAGAAATCTTAAAAGAAATCAGAACACGTATTCAATTTTTATTAGATGTTGGTTTAGATTATCTCACACTTGATAGAACTTCTAAATCACTATCTGGTGGTGAAGCGCAACGCATACGATTGGCTACTCAAATTGGTTCACAGCTAGTAGGTGTTTTGTATATTTTAGATGAACCTAGTATTGGGTTGCATCAAAGAGATAATCAGAAATTGATTGACTCACTTATCAAACTTCGTGATGTTGGAAATTCCGTTTTAGTAGTTGAACACGACGAAGATATGATTAAACATGCTGACTTTGTATTGGATATAGGGCCTGGAGCCGGTAGACATGGAGGAGAGATTGTAAGCGAAGGTAATTTTGAAGAGTTAAAGAATCACGATACACTAACAGCTGATTACCTATCTAAGAGAAAAGAAATTGAAGTTCCTAAACAACGAAGAGAAGGAAATGGAAATGTGATTAAACTTTTTGGAGCTTCAGGAAACAATTTAAAAAATGTTTCTGTTGAATTCCCTTTAGGTAAAATGATTTGTGTAACAGGAGTTTCTGGAAGTGGAAAATCTACTTTAATTAATGAAACCCTCTACCCAATTTTAAATGCACATATATATAGAGGTGTTAAAAAACCAATGCCTTATAAAAAAATTGAAGGTTTAGAACATATTGATAAGGTTATTGACATTGATCAATCACCTATTGGGCGTACTCCTCGATCAAATCCTGCAACTTATACTGGCGTGTTTAGTGAAATTAGAAGTTTGTTTGCTAAAACCCCTGAAGCCGCTATTCGAGGTTATAAACCCGGGAGGTTTAGTTTTAATGTAAAAGGCGGTCGTTGCGAAACTTGTCAAGGAGGTGGTGTTCGTGTAATTGAAATGAACTTTTTACCTGATGTTCATGTAGAATGTGAAACCTGTCAAGGAAAACGTTTTAATAGAGAAACTTTAGAAATTAGATATAAAGGAAAATCTATTTCTGATGTATTAAATATGACCATTAATGAAGCTACCGAGTTTTTTGAACATATTCCAAAAATTTATAGAAAACTAAAAACTATTAAAGATGTTGGTTTAGGATATATTACACTTGGACAACAATCTACCACGCTTTCTGGTGGAGAAGCGCAACGTATTAAACTAGCTTCTGAATTATCTAAAAAAGATACCGGTAATACTTTTTATATTTTAGATGAACCTACTACTGGATTACATTTTGAAGATATTAGAGTATTAATGGAGGTATTGAACAAGTTAGCTGACAAAGGAAATACAGTACTTATTATTGAGCATAACTTAGATGTAATTAAACTAGCCGATTATATTATTGATGTTGGTATGGAAGGCGGTAAAGGTGGAGGGAAAATTTTAACCAAAGGTACTCCTGAACAAGTTGCCAAGCATAAAACAAGTTATACCGCAAAGTTTTTAAAACGAGAATTAACTAAATAG